The Sphingomonas alpina genome has a segment encoding these proteins:
- the acs gene encoding acetate--CoA ligase, translated as MADQLLYPVTPEWAKRARFDAAGYEQLYGRSLADPGSFWLEQARRLDWIKRPEIAGDWSFDEADFRIQWFADGRLNVAANCLDRHLARRGEQVALIWEPDAPEEEPKRFTYRQLHAEVCRFANVLKSQGAKKGDRVTIYMPMIPEAAFAILACARIGAIHSVVFGGFSPEALAGRITDCDSSIVVTADEGRRGGKKVPLKANVDAAAERAPALQTVIVVRATGGEVTMREGRDVWYHEAAVNEATTCPPEPMGAEDPLFILYTSGSTGQPKGVLHSSGGYLLWASLTHELAFDYRPGDVWWCAADIGWVTGHSYILYGPLANGATTLMYEGLPNWPDASRIWQVVDRHKVHTIFTAPTALRALMKDGDEFVTKTDRSSLKLLGTVGEPINPEAWRWYHEVVGEGRCPIIDTWWQTETGGAMIAPMPGATDLKPGSATRPMPGVDPQLVDAEGEVLNGATEGNLVIARSWPGQMRTVWGDHARFFQTYFTTYPGKYFTGDGARRDEDGYWWITGRVDDVINVSGHRMGTAEVESALVLHPQVAEAAVVGMPHDIKGQGIYAYVTLNSGETASDELRGTLIKWVRSEIGPIAAPDKLQFAPGLPKTRSGKIMRRILRKIAEGDVSSLGDTSTLADPAVVDDLVANRVG; from the coding sequence ATGGCCGATCAGTTACTCTACCCCGTCACTCCCGAATGGGCGAAGCGCGCGCGGTTCGATGCGGCGGGATATGAGCAGCTTTACGGCCGATCGCTGGCCGATCCGGGCAGTTTCTGGCTCGAACAGGCGCGCCGGCTCGACTGGATCAAGCGGCCGGAGATCGCCGGAGACTGGTCTTTCGACGAAGCGGATTTCCGCATCCAATGGTTCGCCGACGGGAGGCTGAACGTCGCGGCGAACTGCCTCGACCGGCATCTGGCCCGGCGCGGTGAGCAGGTCGCGCTGATCTGGGAACCCGACGCACCGGAGGAAGAGCCGAAGCGTTTCACCTATCGTCAGTTGCATGCCGAAGTGTGCCGCTTTGCCAATGTGCTGAAAAGCCAGGGTGCGAAGAAGGGCGACCGCGTCACCATCTATATGCCGATGATCCCCGAGGCGGCGTTCGCGATCCTGGCCTGTGCGCGGATCGGGGCGATCCATTCGGTGGTGTTCGGCGGCTTCTCGCCCGAAGCGCTGGCGGGGCGGATCACCGATTGCGATTCGAGCATTGTCGTGACCGCCGATGAAGGGCGTCGCGGCGGCAAGAAGGTCCCGCTCAAGGCCAATGTCGATGCCGCCGCCGAGCGCGCGCCGGCACTGCAGACGGTGATCGTAGTCCGGGCGACCGGCGGCGAGGTGACGATGCGCGAAGGGCGCGACGTCTGGTATCACGAGGCCGCGGTGAATGAGGCAACGACCTGCCCGCCCGAGCCGATGGGCGCTGAGGACCCGCTGTTCATCCTCTATACCAGCGGATCGACCGGCCAGCCCAAGGGTGTGCTGCACAGCAGCGGCGGCTATCTGCTATGGGCCAGCCTGACGCATGAGCTCGCCTTCGACTATCGCCCCGGCGATGTGTGGTGGTGCGCGGCCGATATCGGCTGGGTCACCGGCCACAGCTATATCCTCTACGGCCCGCTCGCCAATGGCGCGACGACCCTGATGTATGAAGGGCTGCCCAACTGGCCCGATGCAAGCCGCATCTGGCAAGTGGTCGACCGGCACAAGGTGCACACCATCTTCACCGCGCCGACCGCGCTGCGCGCGCTCATGAAGGATGGCGATGAGTTCGTCACCAAGACCGACCGCTCTTCGCTCAAATTACTCGGCACGGTCGGCGAACCGATCAATCCGGAAGCCTGGCGTTGGTATCATGAAGTGGTCGGTGAAGGCCGCTGCCCGATCATCGACACCTGGTGGCAAACCGAGACCGGCGGGGCGATGATCGCGCCGATGCCCGGCGCGACCGACCTGAAGCCGGGCAGCGCGACGCGGCCGATGCCGGGGGTCGATCCGCAACTGGTCGATGCCGAGGGTGAGGTACTGAACGGCGCGACCGAGGGCAATCTCGTCATCGCGCGGAGCTGGCCGGGACAGATGCGCACCGTGTGGGGCGATCATGCGCGCTTCTTCCAGACCTATTTCACCACCTATCCGGGCAAATATTTCACCGGCGACGGCGCGCGGCGCGACGAGGATGGCTATTGGTGGATCACTGGCCGGGTCGATGATGTGATCAACGTGTCGGGCCACCGCATGGGCACTGCAGAGGTCGAATCCGCGCTGGTGCTCCATCCGCAGGTCGCCGAGGCGGCAGTGGTCGGCATGCCGCACGACATCAAGGGCCAGGGCATCTATGCCTATGTCACGCTCAATTCGGGCGAGACGGCGTCGGACGAATTGCGCGGCACGCTGATCAAATGGGTACGCAGCGAAATCGGCCCGATCGCTGCGCCCGACAAACTGCAGTTCGCGCCGGGTCTGCCCAAGACAAGGTCGGGCAAGATCATGCGCCGCATCCTGCGCAAGATCGCCGAGGGCGATGTTTCGTCGCTTGGCGACACCAGCACATTGGCGGATCCGGCGGTGGTCGACGATCTGGTGGCCAACCGGGTGGGATGA
- a CDS encoding O-acetyl-ADP-ribose deacetylase — MTGRLELLQTDITKLKVDAIVNAANSSLLGGGGVDGAIHRAAGPELLDECRKLRSLGGCKTGDAKLTRGYRLPAGHIIHTVGPVWQDGLHREPELLASCYRCCFAIAREQGFGSLAFPAISCGVYRFPPDQAAAIAVAECNTELAANPALEQIILVTFDAAVTRAYERATAED; from the coding sequence GTGACCGGCCGCCTCGAACTTCTCCAGACCGACATCACCAAATTGAAGGTCGATGCGATCGTCAACGCGGCGAATTCGTCGCTGCTTGGCGGTGGTGGGGTGGATGGCGCGATTCACCGCGCCGCCGGCCCCGAACTGCTCGACGAATGCCGCAAGCTGCGCAGCCTTGGCGGGTGCAAGACCGGTGACGCCAAATTGACGCGCGGTTATCGACTGCCGGCCGGACATATCATCCATACCGTCGGACCGGTGTGGCAGGACGGGTTGCACCGCGAGCCTGAATTGCTCGCCAGCTGCTATCGGTGCTGCTTCGCGATTGCCCGCGAGCAAGGCTTTGGCAGCCTCGCCTTTCCGGCGATCAGTTGCGGCGTCTATCGCTTTCCGCCGGATCAGGCGGCGGCAATTGCCGTGGCGGAATGCAACACCGAACTCGCCGCCAATCCGGCGCTTGAGCAAATTATCCTCGTCACTTTCGATGCGGCGGTGACGCGCGCTTATGAGCGAGCGACGGCCGAGGATTAA
- a CDS encoding DUF3325 family protein has product MPLESGLIAYAALANLALARAKHRPMSPLSLMASPAVARKLGVLLLLLSVLAAMLRFGVAQGVVGWIGQLCVAGAVLVLLMSWRSRVALMLGLPALLAAILVMLF; this is encoded by the coding sequence ATGCCGCTTGAATCCGGCCTGATTGCCTATGCTGCGCTCGCTAATCTCGCGCTGGCGCGCGCCAAGCATCGGCCGATGTCGCCGCTATCGTTGATGGCTTCGCCCGCCGTTGCGCGGAAGCTCGGAGTGCTGCTGCTGCTGCTCTCCGTGCTGGCGGCCATGCTGCGCTTCGGCGTTGCTCAGGGCGTGGTCGGCTGGATCGGGCAGCTCTGCGTGGCGGGGGCGGTGCTGGTGCTGCTGATGTCGTGGCGTTCGCGCGTCGCATTGATGCTCGGCCTGCCGGCGCTGCTGGCGGCGATCCTCGTCATGCTGTTTTGA